From Actinopolymorpha cephalotaxi, one genomic window encodes:
- a CDS encoding elongation factor G, whose product MARTLNLGIVAHVDAGKTSLTERLLHLAGVIAQVGSVDAGSTQTDTLELERRRGITIRSAVVSFVLDGVTVNLIDTPGHPDFIAEVERVLGVLDGAVLVVSAVEGVQAQTRVLMRTLRRLGIPTLAFVNKLDRRGADAERVFAEIAEKLTPAVVAMGRAYDEGTRQAGFVPYGPDDEPFVAAAVEVLADRDEEFLATYVDGGPEVLTGRRARAELAAGTARAVVHPVFYGSAITGAGVADLVAGITGLLPAKEAETRGPVSGTVFKVERGPAGEKVAYLRMFSGELRARERVRFARGDSEGEDQGEKVTALRVFDRGGVVQCPAVVGGQIAKVWGLSDVRIGDTIGVSGTTGDHHFAPPTLETVVVPVRAGDKGRLHGALTQLAEQDPLINLRQDDVAQELYVSLYGEVQKEVIEATLALEYGIDVTFRETTPICVERVLGSGASYDLMGGPNNPFAATIGLRVEPAQVDAGIDFRLEVERGSLLPTLLKAIEETVPLALRQGLYGWQVPECKVTLTHSGYSSAGSTAGDFRGLTPLVVMDALKQARTVVCEPVHRFRLELPADTLGALLPVLSRLGAVPEAPTTRGAGCVLEGRIRAAAVHDLQQQLPGLTRGEGVLEFAFDSYEPVRGGAVPARPRTDHNPLDRKEYLLHVVRRA is encoded by the coding sequence GTGGCGCGGACGTTGAACCTTGGGATCGTGGCCCATGTCGATGCGGGTAAGACGAGTCTGACGGAGCGGCTGCTCCACCTGGCGGGGGTGATCGCGCAGGTGGGGAGTGTGGATGCGGGCAGCACGCAGACCGACACCTTGGAGTTGGAGCGGCGTCGTGGGATCACGATTCGGTCGGCGGTGGTGTCGTTCGTGCTGGACGGTGTCACGGTCAATCTGATCGACACTCCTGGGCACCCGGATTTCATAGCCGAGGTGGAGCGGGTGCTGGGGGTGCTGGACGGTGCGGTGCTGGTGGTGTCGGCGGTGGAGGGTGTGCAGGCGCAGACCCGGGTGCTGATGCGGACGCTACGGCGGCTGGGGATTCCCACGCTGGCGTTCGTGAACAAGCTGGACCGTCGTGGCGCCGACGCGGAGCGGGTGTTCGCCGAGATCGCGGAGAAGTTGACGCCCGCGGTGGTGGCGATGGGCCGGGCGTACGACGAGGGAACCCGACAGGCGGGCTTCGTGCCGTACGGACCGGATGACGAGCCGTTCGTGGCCGCGGCGGTGGAGGTGCTCGCGGACCGCGACGAGGAGTTCCTGGCCACCTACGTCGACGGTGGGCCCGAGGTGCTCACTGGCAGGCGTGCCCGTGCGGAGCTCGCCGCCGGGACCGCCCGCGCGGTGGTGCATCCGGTGTTCTACGGTTCGGCGATCACCGGTGCGGGGGTGGCGGACCTGGTGGCCGGGATCACCGGGTTGCTGCCCGCGAAGGAGGCCGAGACCCGTGGCCCGGTGTCGGGGACGGTGTTCAAGGTCGAGCGGGGGCCGGCGGGGGAGAAGGTCGCCTACCTGCGGATGTTCTCGGGGGAGTTGCGGGCGCGGGAGCGAGTGCGGTTCGCCCGCGGCGACAGCGAGGGTGAGGACCAGGGCGAGAAGGTGACCGCGCTGCGGGTGTTCGACCGGGGCGGGGTGGTGCAGTGCCCCGCGGTGGTGGGCGGGCAGATCGCCAAGGTGTGGGGGCTTTCCGACGTACGGATCGGCGACACGATCGGTGTTTCGGGAACGACCGGCGACCACCACTTCGCGCCGCCGACGTTGGAGACGGTGGTGGTGCCGGTCCGAGCCGGTGACAAGGGCCGGTTGCATGGCGCGTTGACGCAGTTGGCCGAGCAGGACCCGCTGATCAACCTGCGTCAGGACGACGTCGCCCAGGAGTTGTACGTCTCGTTGTACGGCGAGGTGCAGAAGGAGGTCATCGAGGCCACCCTCGCCCTGGAGTACGGCATCGACGTCACCTTCCGCGAAACCACCCCCATCTGCGTCGAGCGGGTGCTCGGCAGCGGCGCGTCGTACGACCTGATGGGCGGCCCGAACAATCCGTTCGCGGCGACGATCGGACTGCGGGTCGAACCCGCACAGGTGGACGCGGGGATCGACTTCCGGCTGGAGGTCGAACGCGGCTCCCTTCTGCCCACGCTGCTGAAGGCGATCGAGGAGACCGTTCCGCTCGCGTTGCGGCAGGGCCTGTACGGCTGGCAGGTGCCCGAGTGCAAGGTCACGTTGACACACTCCGGCTACTCCTCGGCCGGCAGCACCGCCGGCGACTTTCGCGGGCTGACGCCGCTGGTGGTGATGGACGCGCTCAAGCAGGCGAGAACGGTCGTGTGCGAACCGGTGCACAGGTTCCGGCTGGAGCTTCCGGCCGACACGCTGGGAGCGCTGCTGCCCGTGCTCTCCCGGCTGGGCGCTGTTCCGGAAGCACCGACTACAAGGGGAGCTGGCTGCGTACTGGAGGGAAGGATCCGAGCGGCCGCCGTGCACGACCTGCAGCAGCAGTTGCCGGGGCTGACCCGCGGCGAGGGCGTACTGGAGTTCGCGTTCGACAGCTACGAGCCCGTCAGGGGCGGCGCGGTCCCCGCCAGGCCGAGGACCGACCACAATCCCCTCGACCGCAAGGAGTACCTACTTCACGTCGTACGCCGGGCCTGA
- a CDS encoding L,D-transpeptidase family protein has translation MSAAAVLAVAVLGGVAYGAGLPPFAHRAPDTTDTSAQAHHPAADPARHTPTPSSGEKPPVKATPTSRAPRPKPLPSRTPRATPTPTPTPTATTKPSPKPTATPKPKPKALMSVGARSDQVRELEARLHQLDWLSTEWIDGYFGTTTRKAVYGYQGKHGLEPLGYVDSATWRSLRETSRTPTHDELYPPKPKPRTGPLDPRCTTGRTVCIDKSTRSLRWVVDGNVRLTMDVRFGCPSSPTREGTFHIRAKVRHGYSNWYDSAMPFAMFFSGDEAVHYSSDFAARGYNGCSHGCVNVRNWNALSQLFGEARIGDKVVVYWS, from the coding sequence GTGTCAGCCGCCGCCGTTCTCGCGGTCGCCGTACTCGGCGGTGTCGCGTACGGCGCCGGCCTCCCGCCGTTCGCGCACAGGGCGCCGGACACCACGGACACGTCGGCGCAGGCGCACCACCCGGCCGCCGATCCGGCGCGTCACACCCCCACGCCGTCGTCCGGTGAGAAGCCGCCTGTCAAGGCGACCCCGACCTCTCGCGCGCCCCGTCCGAAGCCGCTCCCGAGCCGGACACCGAGGGCGACACCGACGCCCACCCCCACGCCCACCGCGACGACGAAGCCCTCCCCGAAGCCAACTGCCACACCCAAGCCCAAGCCCAAGGCGCTGATGAGCGTCGGCGCTCGCTCGGACCAGGTCCGCGAACTCGAGGCCCGCCTGCACCAACTCGACTGGCTCTCCACCGAGTGGATCGACGGCTACTTCGGTACCACCACCCGCAAAGCGGTTTACGGCTACCAGGGCAAGCACGGCCTCGAACCGCTCGGCTACGTCGACAGCGCCACCTGGCGCAGCCTGCGCGAGACCAGCCGGACCCCGACCCACGACGAGCTGTACCCGCCGAAGCCCAAGCCGCGCACCGGTCCCCTCGACCCGCGCTGTACGACCGGCCGGACGGTCTGCATCGACAAGTCCACCCGTAGTCTGCGCTGGGTCGTCGACGGCAACGTCCGGTTGACGATGGACGTACGGTTCGGCTGCCCGTCGTCACCGACCCGGGAGGGCACGTTCCACATCCGGGCAAAGGTGCGGCACGGCTACTCCAACTGGTACGACAGCGCCATGCCGTTCGCGATGTTCTTCAGCGGCGACGAGGCGGTGCACTACTCCTCCGACTTCGCCGCCCGCGGCTACAACGGCTGCTCCCACGGGTGCGTGAACGTCCGCAACTGGAACGCGCTCTCCCAGCTGTTCGGCGAGGCCCGGATCGGCGACAAGGTCGTCGTCTACTGGTCCTGA
- a CDS encoding acyltransferase — protein MSSAAAAPAEVVAAPASTATSDRPARRYVPWLSWVRVVATIAVVACHVCTHLAWEWGKVSDREWHFGNLVTATSRFSVPIFVMASGAVLLQAGRNQSLRDFYARRASRLAIPLLAWSAFYIWFGRWTTGQDLAWSDFPRLLLLGQPYYHLYFLFVIFGLYLITPFLRIFVDAAPRRYLVTGTALIIAVTLFDKLHRVFSGLSLEPNAFSYFLPWIGYYLLGYVLLTMPMPASRRRVGWIAGVTFAVTLLANVIGTWVLYMAFANRYGLMLYHYQLLGPMIMAIAMVFLMRAIFGDGEPVDATRDRAATAASEKPKKRPVGLRLADLTLGIYLIHPIPVAFVREYQPRFSSPWSSIGYHSAGVVVVLLLCAAAAWLLLRVPYVRRLV, from the coding sequence ATGTCGTCAGCTGCCGCAGCGCCGGCCGAAGTCGTGGCCGCACCGGCGTCGACGGCGACCTCCGACCGTCCTGCTCGCCGTTACGTCCCCTGGCTGTCGTGGGTCCGCGTCGTCGCCACGATCGCGGTCGTCGCCTGCCACGTCTGCACGCACCTGGCATGGGAGTGGGGGAAGGTCTCCGACCGCGAGTGGCACTTCGGCAACCTCGTCACGGCCACCAGCCGGTTCAGTGTGCCGATCTTCGTGATGGCGTCGGGCGCCGTACTCCTCCAGGCAGGACGCAACCAGTCGCTGCGGGACTTCTATGCTCGGCGCGCGTCCAGGCTCGCGATCCCACTCCTCGCCTGGTCGGCCTTCTACATCTGGTTCGGGCGCTGGACGACCGGTCAGGATCTGGCCTGGAGCGACTTCCCCAGGCTCCTGCTGCTCGGCCAGCCGTACTACCACCTGTACTTCCTCTTCGTGATCTTCGGCCTCTACCTGATCACGCCGTTTCTCCGGATCTTCGTCGACGCGGCACCGCGCAGGTACCTCGTCACGGGCACTGCGCTGATCATCGCCGTGACGCTCTTCGACAAGCTGCACAGGGTTTTCAGCGGCCTCTCGCTGGAACCGAACGCGTTCAGCTACTTCCTGCCCTGGATCGGTTACTACCTGCTGGGGTACGTCCTGCTGACGATGCCGATGCCGGCAAGCCGCCGGCGCGTCGGCTGGATCGCGGGGGTGACGTTCGCCGTCACGCTGCTGGCCAACGTCATCGGCACCTGGGTGCTGTACATGGCGTTCGCCAACCGGTACGGCCTGATGCTGTACCACTACCAGCTGCTCGGGCCCATGATCATGGCGATCGCGATGGTCTTCCTCATGCGGGCGATCTTCGGTGACGGCGAACCCGTCGACGCCACGCGGGACCGCGCTGCCACCGCTGCCTCCGAGAAGCCGAAGAAGCGACCCGTCGGGCTGCGGCTGGCCGACCTCACGCTCGGGATCTACCTCATCCACCCGATCCCGGTGGCGTTCGTCCGGGAATACCAGCCGAGGTTCAGCTCGCCGTGGTCGAGCATCGGCTACCACTCGGCAGGCGTCGTCGTGGTTCTTCTGCTGTGCGCGGCGGCGGCCTGGTTGCTGCTGCGTGTGCCGTACGTTCGCCGGCTGGTCTGA
- a CDS encoding glycosyltransferase family 39 protein, translating into MPRTQHPRSRTGLVGEVVVWAAVLAGIVARVDLWWQGRAFWRDELALVQSLDTYSLRKLLGPLSDTQSAPPAWLLLERLVTTAFGTGERAYRLIPLLAGCATLVLVALLARKFVRHTWTAAIPVLALATLPQLVFYSAQAKQYTTDMLLVTGLLLLGVGMLRGEPSRRREVAWYALIAIGPWFSHGFMLAAPLLAAWVGFVQWRGGVRSLLGQLARLAVPGVSLLLAALWARHLTSLAPDFAWYWKPFMRVGDRGRFLHWNRFLWEDFGIRELGFDRPWALVLLAVPVLGLAAACARRWSRSTAPLLVLPLITAYAFALVSMYPFGRRLVLFCVPGVLVLAGIAVDALVDGVRRLAPSWAAQVVGLAVVLALGLVAWTTPVGLNQDLRYQYGVDDYRVALRFVKARWKPGDVLVVGNGDRVAFRVYGPRLGLPADRAYRAMRLLDETKRVGCPLPTGITSAGRIWLMTGDRVSIYPRDRSRYTVIVPFLDRYHRVYFADKGHVTIQVLMPGPARGVEPAKGRCLGFAPVGPPGTPARPPALPVD; encoded by the coding sequence GTGCCCAGAACCCAGCACCCTCGTTCCCGCACGGGCCTGGTGGGAGAAGTCGTGGTGTGGGCGGCCGTCCTGGCCGGCATTGTTGCCCGGGTCGACCTGTGGTGGCAGGGGCGCGCGTTCTGGCGCGACGAGCTGGCGCTGGTGCAGAGCCTGGACACCTACTCGCTCAGGAAGCTGCTGGGCCCGCTGTCGGACACCCAGTCGGCACCGCCGGCCTGGCTGCTGCTCGAACGCCTGGTCACGACCGCCTTCGGTACCGGTGAGCGCGCGTATCGGCTGATCCCGCTGCTGGCCGGCTGCGCGACGCTGGTCCTGGTCGCCCTGCTGGCAAGGAAGTTCGTCCGCCACACGTGGACCGCGGCGATCCCGGTGCTGGCGCTGGCAACGTTGCCACAGTTGGTCTTCTACTCAGCCCAGGCCAAGCAGTACACCACCGACATGCTGCTGGTCACCGGCCTGTTGCTGCTCGGGGTCGGGATGCTCCGCGGGGAACCGAGCCGGCGGCGCGAGGTCGCCTGGTACGCGCTGATCGCGATCGGTCCGTGGTTCTCCCACGGTTTCATGCTGGCGGCACCGCTGCTCGCGGCCTGGGTCGGGTTCGTTCAGTGGCGCGGGGGAGTGCGATCGCTCCTGGGACAACTGGCCCGGCTGGCGGTGCCCGGTGTTTCGTTGTTGCTGGCCGCCCTCTGGGCCCGCCATCTCACCTCGCTCGCGCCCGACTTCGCGTGGTACTGGAAGCCGTTCATGCGCGTCGGCGACCGCGGCCGTTTCCTGCACTGGAACCGCTTCCTGTGGGAGGACTTCGGCATCCGGGAGCTGGGCTTCGACCGGCCCTGGGCGCTGGTCCTGCTCGCCGTTCCGGTGCTGGGCCTGGCCGCCGCGTGCGCGCGGCGATGGTCACGGAGCACCGCGCCGTTGCTCGTACTCCCGTTGATCACCGCGTACGCCTTCGCGCTCGTCTCGATGTACCCGTTCGGGCGCCGCCTCGTGCTGTTCTGCGTACCCGGCGTGCTCGTCCTGGCCGGTATCGCCGTGGACGCCCTGGTCGACGGTGTGCGGCGACTCGCTCCTTCGTGGGCGGCACAGGTCGTGGGACTCGCCGTCGTCCTCGCCCTCGGGCTGGTCGCCTGGACGACGCCGGTGGGCCTGAACCAGGACCTCCGCTACCAGTACGGCGTGGACGACTACCGCGTGGCGTTGCGGTTCGTGAAGGCGCGGTGGAAGCCGGGGGACGTCCTCGTCGTCGGCAACGGCGACCGGGTGGCGTTCCGGGTCTACGGCCCCCGCCTCGGCCTGCCCGCCGACCGTGCGTACCGGGCCATGCGGCTCCTGGACGAGACCAAACGGGTCGGCTGCCCGCTGCCGACCGGGATCACCTCGGCCGGGCGCATCTGGCTGATGACCGGCGACCGGGTGTCGATCTACCCCAGGGACCGGAGCCGGTACACGGTGATCGTGCCGTTCCTCGACCGCTATCACCGGGTCTACTTCGCCGACAAGGGGCACGTGACGATCCAGGTCCTGATGCCCGGACCCGCCCGGGGGGTGGAGCCCGCGAAGGGCCGGTGCCTGGGGTTTGCTCCCGTCGGGCCTCCCGGGACCCCGGCTCGCCCGCCCGCGCTCCCGGTCGACTGA
- a CDS encoding FAD-dependent oxidoreductase produces the protein MRHEEVVSDVTVVGGGLAGCCAAIAAARQGARVALIQNRPVLGGNSSSEVRVWVCGATAHGTHHHARETGIIGELMVENQFRNPDGNPYYWDLVVLEAVRDEPNISLFLNTDVRTVEADGPEHERIIRSVTGWMMGSEREIRFTGPTFLDCSGDGLVGFLAGARFRTGCEARGEYGESWAPEQADDTTLGSTILFYSKDAGHPVKYVPPAFARDITRTSIPERRIIREDLNGCAYWWIEWGGERDVVHDNEEIRDELQAAIYGIWDHIKNSGQFDADNLTLEWIGAVPGKREYRRFVGDHTLTQADVLGQEFFPDRIGFGGWSIDLHPPGGMYATERGSRHWHPHGNYHIPLRSLYSENVTNLWMAGRNISCSHVAFGSTRVMATCAVVGEAAGTGAALATRRGVTPRDLATNELGLVHQAMVRADAALLGVENTDPNDLARSARVDASSTLRRLVVDTSVGTVPLDSHLGMVVPVDPTLGFVELLLDAEEDTTVNVELHSTGQPQNYVPLHLETSATARVEAGQKRWVRFALDWTPDQPQNAFVVVRANDAVSVHHSDSAEPGTLFFRHRTPPPEEKYTEQWREWKHILHRQSLCLRLGSPTGAYDAGHAVGGYARPYGGPRMWVSERMEWDERPWLRLSWNEAVTFGEVAVIFDDEVEEDLINLHHHRTPFDVMPGLVRDYRVQAMVAGEWTTIVSVRENRRRHRVHRLAEAVTTRRLRVLVEATNGAPRAHVVALRVYADPR, from the coding sequence ATGCGCCACGAGGAAGTCGTCTCCGACGTCACGGTCGTGGGTGGTGGGCTCGCGGGTTGCTGTGCGGCGATAGCGGCCGCCCGGCAGGGTGCGAGGGTGGCGCTGATCCAGAACCGCCCGGTGCTGGGCGGGAACTCCTCCAGCGAAGTCCGGGTCTGGGTGTGTGGCGCCACCGCACACGGCACCCACCACCACGCCCGCGAGACCGGGATCATCGGCGAGCTGATGGTGGAGAACCAGTTCCGCAACCCCGACGGGAACCCCTACTACTGGGACCTCGTGGTGCTGGAGGCCGTGCGCGACGAGCCGAACATCAGCCTGTTCCTCAACACCGACGTGCGCACGGTGGAGGCCGACGGGCCCGAGCACGAGCGGATCATCCGGTCGGTGACCGGCTGGATGATGGGCTCCGAACGCGAGATCAGGTTCACCGGCCCGACGTTCCTCGACTGCAGTGGTGACGGCCTGGTGGGTTTCCTGGCCGGCGCCCGCTTCCGGACCGGCTGCGAGGCGCGCGGGGAGTACGGCGAGTCCTGGGCGCCGGAGCAGGCCGACGACACCACCCTCGGCAGCACCATCCTCTTCTACTCCAAGGACGCCGGGCATCCGGTGAAGTACGTCCCGCCGGCGTTCGCCCGTGACATCACCCGCACGTCCATCCCGGAACGCCGGATCATCCGCGAGGACCTGAACGGATGCGCGTACTGGTGGATCGAGTGGGGCGGCGAGCGGGACGTCGTCCACGACAACGAGGAGATCCGGGACGAGCTGCAGGCCGCGATCTACGGCATCTGGGACCACATCAAGAACTCCGGGCAGTTCGACGCCGACAACCTCACCCTGGAATGGATCGGCGCGGTGCCGGGCAAGCGGGAGTACCGCAGGTTCGTCGGTGACCACACGCTGACGCAAGCCGACGTGCTGGGACAGGAGTTCTTCCCCGACCGGATCGGCTTCGGCGGCTGGTCGATCGACCTGCACCCTCCCGGCGGGATGTACGCGACGGAGCGAGGGTCGCGGCACTGGCACCCGCACGGGAACTACCACATTCCGCTGCGCAGTCTCTACTCCGAGAACGTCACGAACCTGTGGATGGCCGGTCGCAACATCAGCTGCAGCCACGTGGCGTTCGGGAGCACCCGGGTGATGGCCACGTGCGCCGTGGTGGGGGAGGCGGCCGGGACCGGGGCGGCGCTGGCGACCCGCCGCGGGGTGACGCCGCGCGACCTCGCCACGAACGAGCTCGGCCTGGTCCATCAGGCGATGGTGCGCGCCGACGCCGCGCTGCTGGGCGTGGAGAACACCGACCCGAACGACCTGGCCCGCTCGGCGCGGGTCGACGCGTCGTCCACGCTCAGGCGGCTGGTGGTCGACACCTCCGTCGGCACCGTTCCGCTGGACTCCCATCTGGGCATGGTCGTTCCGGTCGATCCCACCCTCGGCTTCGTCGAGTTGCTGCTGGACGCCGAGGAGGACACCACTGTCAACGTGGAGTTGCACAGCACGGGTCAGCCGCAGAACTACGTTCCCCTTCATCTGGAGACGTCGGCCACCGCGCGGGTCGAGGCCGGCCAGAAGCGGTGGGTGCGGTTCGCGCTGGACTGGACGCCGGACCAGCCGCAGAACGCCTTCGTCGTCGTACGCGCGAACGACGCCGTGTCGGTCCACCACAGCGACAGTGCCGAGCCCGGCACGTTGTTCTTCCGGCACCGCACACCGCCGCCGGAGGAGAAGTACACCGAGCAGTGGCGGGAGTGGAAGCACATCCTGCACCGGCAGAGCCTGTGCCTGCGGCTGGGTTCGCCGACCGGTGCCTACGACGCCGGTCATGCGGTCGGCGGGTACGCGCGTCCCTACGGTGGCCCGCGGATGTGGGTGTCGGAGCGGATGGAGTGGGACGAGCGGCCGTGGCTCCGGCTTTCCTGGAACGAGGCCGTGACCTTCGGCGAGGTCGCGGTCATCTTCGACGACGAGGTGGAGGAGGATCTGATCAACCTGCACCACCACCGGACGCCGTTCGACGTCATGCCCGGCCTGGTCCGTGACTATCGCGTGCAGGCGATGGTCGCCGGGGAGTGGACCACGATCGTTTCGGTACGCGAGAACCGCCGCCGGCACCGCGTGCACCGGTTGGCCGAAGCCGTCACCACCCGTCGGCTTCGCGTCCTGGTCGAGGCCACCAACGGCGCGCCCCGAGCGCATGTGGTGGCACTCCGCGTCTACGCCGACCCGCGCTGA
- a CDS encoding ABC transporter substrate-binding protein yields MDRRRFLLTTGAGTLALTSLSACDLLSTDPTNGNRNSGRDRGASGAKEAPGLQKLVKAGKLPRLAERLPKSPLVVTPVERVGAYGGDLTSAILGPAEAVQLYRIVGYEYLMRWSPQWKSVPIPNIATSVKASPDARQFTFALREGMRWSNGDPFTAHDIVFVQNDVFNNLELYPAGPTNAGTAQALDDHTVRFTFDEPNGLFLQEQASTMGLDYVTRPSRYLKRFHAKYNRDVAAEAKKEKFAGWTEYFSAKADRWVNPDLPTVFPWRITQGVGEGTRVVLERNPYYWKVDPDGRQLPYIDRVVYSVVSDPEVLLTHVLAGDIDFQLRPTNTLTNKPVLARRREQGHYRFSRAVPSNMNTMVLCLNLTHGDRVLRDVFRNRDFRIGLSLAINRKEIIDTAYQKQGKPYQAAPRPESEFYDEKFATQYTEYDVAGANQHLDRVLPDKDDKGFRLRPDGRRLEFTVEFANGIWPEYPAVLELIRTYATKVGVDLTIRGEDRALFDVRTGEAQKHDAAVWQGAGGWNDIYLNPYFYLPASAGATYFGRAWWDWYLSGGKNGEEPPEPTKRQLTLFDQLKGTADPGRRTSLMKQILAIAREEFYTIGINLQPEEYATVNNRLRNVPDTMPNSWVYPTPGPTNPEQYFIS; encoded by the coding sequence GTGGACCGCCGTCGCTTCCTCCTCACCACCGGCGCCGGGACCCTGGCGCTCACGTCCCTGAGCGCGTGCGACCTGCTGTCCACCGATCCCACCAACGGCAACCGGAACTCCGGTCGCGACCGTGGAGCCTCCGGCGCAAAGGAAGCGCCCGGCCTGCAGAAGCTCGTCAAGGCCGGGAAGCTGCCGCGGTTGGCCGAACGGCTCCCGAAGTCGCCGCTCGTCGTGACTCCCGTGGAGCGGGTGGGCGCGTACGGCGGCGACCTCACCAGCGCGATCCTCGGCCCGGCCGAGGCCGTGCAGCTCTACCGGATCGTCGGGTACGAGTACCTCATGCGCTGGAGCCCGCAGTGGAAGTCCGTGCCGATCCCGAACATCGCCACGTCGGTGAAGGCCAGTCCGGACGCCCGGCAGTTCACCTTCGCGTTGCGCGAAGGGATGCGCTGGTCGAACGGGGACCCGTTCACCGCGCACGACATCGTCTTCGTCCAGAACGACGTCTTCAACAACTTGGAGCTGTATCCGGCGGGCCCGACGAACGCCGGCACCGCGCAGGCGCTGGACGACCACACGGTCCGGTTCACCTTCGACGAACCGAACGGGCTCTTCCTGCAGGAGCAGGCCTCCACGATGGGCCTGGACTATGTCACCAGGCCGTCGCGCTATCTCAAGCGGTTCCACGCGAAGTACAACCGGGACGTCGCGGCGGAGGCGAAGAAGGAGAAGTTCGCCGGCTGGACGGAGTACTTCTCCGCCAAGGCGGACCGCTGGGTCAACCCCGACCTGCCGACGGTGTTCCCGTGGCGGATCACCCAGGGAGTCGGTGAGGGGACGCGAGTCGTGCTGGAGCGGAATCCGTACTACTGGAAGGTGGATCCGGACGGCCGGCAGCTTCCCTACATCGACCGGGTGGTGTACTCGGTGGTCTCCGACCCGGAGGTCCTGCTGACGCACGTGCTGGCCGGGGACATCGACTTCCAGCTCCGCCCGACCAACACGCTGACGAACAAGCCGGTGCTGGCCCGCCGTCGCGAGCAGGGCCACTACCGCTTCAGCCGGGCGGTGCCGTCGAACATGAACACCATGGTGCTGTGCCTGAACCTCACCCACGGCGACCGGGTGCTGCGGGACGTCTTCCGGAACAGGGACTTCCGGATCGGGCTCTCGCTGGCGATCAACCGCAAGGAGATCATCGACACGGCGTACCAGAAGCAGGGCAAGCCCTACCAGGCCGCGCCGCGTCCGGAGTCGGAGTTCTACGACGAGAAGTTCGCCACGCAGTACACGGAGTACGACGTGGCCGGTGCGAACCAGCACCTGGACCGGGTGCTGCCTGACAAGGACGACAAGGGCTTCCGGCTGCGACCGGACGGCCGGCGGCTGGAGTTCACGGTGGAGTTCGCGAACGGCATCTGGCCGGAGTATCCCGCCGTTCTCGAACTCATCCGCACCTACGCCACCAAGGTGGGCGTCGACCTGACGATCAGGGGTGAGGACCGTGCGCTGTTCGACGTACGCACCGGTGAGGCGCAAAAGCACGACGCGGCGGTGTGGCAGGGCGCCGGTGGATGGAACGACATCTACCTCAACCCCTACTTCTACCTGCCGGCGAGCGCGGGTGCGACCTACTTCGGCCGCGCCTGGTGGGACTGGTATCTCAGCGGCGGCAAGAACGGCGAGGAGCCACCGGAGCCGACGAAGCGGCAACTGACGCTCTTCGACCAGCTGAAGGGCACCGCGGACCCCGGGAGAAGGACGTCCCTGATGAAGCAGATCCTCGCCATCGCCCGCGAGGAGTTCTACACCATCGGAATCAACCTCCAGCCGGAGGAGTACGCCACCGTCAACAACCGCTTGCGCAACGTCCCGGACACGATGCCGAACTCCTGGGTGTATCCGACCCCGGGCCCGACGAATCCCGAGCAGTACTTCATCAGCTGA
- a CDS encoding phytanoyl-CoA dioxygenase family protein codes for MTTHPPTPANTPATTSATTPATAPSLDRDEVRHFHERGHLGPFTAMPPAEMAAIRQRIDTEVIPTPGRNPKNPLQSRHLDHRLVHDLVTRPEILGRLRALIGNDLVVWASYFFTKDPGGKEIPWHQDANYWPLEPPLNLSMWMAIDEVTTENSCVRIIPGSHRRVVPHVPARDGVAFGQEADPAYVDESAAVDMVLRPGQFFLFNERLLHQSHRNTSNTRRMGLSARYTLPFVALLDQDAPPLFPGHACVVVSGEDTFGLNRTQPPPS; via the coding sequence ATGACGACGCATCCGCCCACCCCGGCGAACACCCCGGCGACCACCTCGGCGACCACTCCGGCGACCGCCCCGAGCCTGGACCGCGACGAGGTACGCCACTTCCACGAGCGGGGGCACCTCGGCCCCTTCACCGCGATGCCGCCGGCGGAGATGGCCGCCATCCGGCAGCGGATCGACACCGAGGTGATTCCCACTCCCGGTCGGAACCCGAAGAACCCGTTGCAGTCACGGCACCTCGACCACCGGCTGGTCCACGACCTCGTCACCCGGCCGGAGATCCTCGGCCGGCTGCGCGCCCTGATCGGAAACGATCTCGTGGTCTGGGCAAGCTACTTCTTCACCAAGGACCCCGGTGGCAAGGAGATTCCCTGGCACCAAGACGCGAACTACTGGCCGCTCGAGCCACCGCTCAACCTGTCCATGTGGATGGCGATCGACGAGGTGACGACGGAGAACTCCTGCGTACGGATCATTCCCGGCTCCCATCGCCGGGTCGTCCCCCACGTGCCGGCGCGCGACGGTGTGGCGTTCGGGCAGGAGGCCGATCCGGCGTACGTCGACGAGTCCGCGGCGGTGGACATGGTGCTGCGACCCGGGCAGTTCTTCCTGTTCAACGAGCGTCTGCTCCACCAGTCGCACCGGAACACCTCGAACACGCGACGGATGGGGCTGTCGGCGCGGTACACGCTGCCGTTCGTCGCCCTGCTCGACCAGGACGCTCCGCCGCTGTTTCCCGGACACGCCTGCGTGGTGGTCAGTGGCGAGGACACCTTCGGCCTGAACCGCACCCAGCCACCGCCGTCCTGA